From the genome of Arthrobacter sp. ERGS1:01:
TTTCAGTGGATGTGTGCAAGGACATGGTTGCTCCTATGGTTGGCGTGGTCGGTGGCGATGATGGTGGCGGCGTCCGCTTCCCGGGCGCCGGCAAAGGCGGGGCGTCCGGCGTAGGGGTCCCCGGGCTCCCACAGGGTGGTGGGGGCGGCGACCCGGACGGCCGGGATGACGTCGGTGGCGAAACGTTCCAACAGCTCCAGCTGCTGCTCGAACGGCAGCGTGGTGGGCAGCGAGATGGACTGGAGGTCGTGGCCGTACAGGGCGTGATAGCCCAGGATCTTGTCGATGACTTGCTCGGGGCTGCCCACCAGGGCGGGTCCTTCGGCCACGGCGTGGTCGATGTCCCGGTATGGCGAATTGTTGCCGGGCACGTTCCGGCCAGACGTCAGCGCCTCGTAGACGGGGCCGAACTGGCGTTTGGCCTCCTGGGTGGTGTCCGCCAGGAACACGCCGCCGGCCCCGCTGCCCGAACCCAGATACTGGTGCCGGGGATCGTGGCCGTGCCGCGCATATTCCTCGCAATAATGGTCGATCAGCACCTTGTAGTTCTCCCGCGGCTGGATGGCGTTCGCCGTGAACAGGGGGTCTCCCCACAGGGCTGCGAGTGCGGCGGACGCCAGGGACGTGGCCGAGCCGTGCCAGACGCGCGGCGCCCCGGCGAAGGGGCGCGGCGTCGTCGTCGTTGGCTCCGTCAACGGGGACCGGAAGCGCCCGGACCACGTGACGTCCCCTTCCCGCCACAGGCGGCGCAGGAGCCCGTACTTTTCCGCGAGCAGCTCCCACTGGTCATCCAGGGACAGCCCGAAGAGCGGGTACTGGAGCACCTCGTTGCCCTTGCCGATGACCAATTCCAGCCGTCCCCGGCTGAGCTGGTCGATCGTGGCATAGTCCTCCGCCACCCGGACGGGGTCCAGCACCGAGAGCACGGTGACACCGCTTTGCAGCCGGATGGTGGAAGTCACCGCGGCGATGGCGGCCAGCACCGTGGTGGGCGAGGAGGAGATGAACTCCCCCGCGTGGCGCTCCCCCACCGAGAAACTGTCGTAACCCAGTTCCTCGGCCAGGCGGGCGGTCCGCACCACCTGGTTGAGCCGGTCGGCGGTGGAGACGATCTCCCCCGTCACCGGGTTTTTCAGGTGCGGGATGATGTCAAGGACCTGGAATTTCACTTGGCACCCGGCGTGTAATTGGCTTCATTGACGGTGGTGGCGGCCGGGACGGCTTCATCCGTGAGGCCCCAGCGCGCCAGAACCTTCGCGTAGGAACCGTCCTTGATGGCGGAGTTCAGGGCGTCGGTGATGGCCGGGGCCAGGCCGTTGCCCTTGAGCGTGACGGCGGCAACGAGGGTCTCGTTCGGCCAGCCGGCATTGACCTTGCCCACGATCTTCAGGTCGGTGCGGGTGTTGGCCAGGTACACGGCGGACGGGTACGGGGCCAGGTTGAGGTCGGTCCGCCCGGAGGCGAGGGCCAGGATGGTGTCTGCGTCGGAGGAGTAATACTGCAGCACGGCCGGCTTCTTGCCCTCCGCCTCGAGTTGCTTGTTCCAGGCCAGCAGGATCTTCTCCTGGTTGGTGCCCGAGCCAACGGAAATCTTCAGCCCGGAGATGTCCTCGGCACCCTTGATGTCATAGGTGGCGGTGCTCTTGGCCTCGAAGCCCATGAACGCGGCCCGGTAGCTGGAGAAGTCGAACAGCTTGACCCGGTCCTTGTTGATGCCGACGTTGGAGAACACGGCCTCGAAGTCCCCCGACTGGGTCTTCAACGGCCAGTTCTCCCACGAGGTGACCTGGACGTCCAATTTCAGGCCGAGCTTGTCCGCCACCAGCTGGGCGATGTCGATCTCCGAGCCGATGGGGGTCTTGTTGTCGGTTGCGTAGTAGCTCAGCGGCACGGAGCCGGCCGTGGTGCCCACCGTGAGCGCACCGTCCTTGGAGATGGCCGCCGGGACTTTTGCTGCCGCGGCCGGGTCTTTCTGGTCGCGGATCCTGTCCTGGTTCGGGGAGCTGTTGTAGACCACACCGTTGCGTGCCGCCGTCGTCGGCTGGTTGATGGAAGCCTGTGCGCCGGGGTCGGAGCAGCCGCTCAGCAGTGCCGCCGCGGCAAGTGCCGTGGTGAGGACGACGGCGGGTAGTCCGGTTTTGCTGCGCAGGCGCGGGCGGCGCGGGAAGAGATCAGTCATGGGGTGTGGTCCTTAGATGTTGAAAGCTGGTTCGATGATTTTGGAGAGGAAGCTCTTGGTGCGTTCCTCCTGGGGGTTGCCGAAGACCTCCGCCGGGGTGCCGCGCTCCACGATCCGGCCCTGGTCCATGAAGATCACAGTGTCGGCCACGTCGCGGGCAAAGCCCATCTCGTGGGTGACGATGACCAGCGTGGTGCCGGAGGTGGCCAGTTCGCGGATGACGTCCAGGACCTCGTTGACGAGTTCGGGGTCAAGGGCGGAGGTGGGCTCGTCGAAGAGCAGGATCTTCGGGTCCAGGGCCAGCGCGCGGGCGATGGCCACGCGCTGCTGCTGGCCGCCGGAGAGCTGGCGGGGGTAGGCGCCGGCACGGTCCTTCAACCCCACCCGGTCCAGGAGTTCCAGGCCGCGGCGGCGGGCCTCGGCCTTGGATTTGCCCTGCGCCACGACGGGCGCCTCCACCACGTTCTCCAGCGCCGTCAGGTGCGGGAACAGGTTGAAGTTCTGGAACACCATGCCGATCTCGGTGCGCTGCTTGAGGATCTCCTTTTCGCGGAGCTCATGCAGGGTGTGCCCGCGCTGCCGGTACCCGACCAGGGCGCCGTCGATGGTGATGTAGCCGGAATCGACCTTTTCCAGGTGGTTGATGGTGCGCAGCAGCGTGGACTTGCCGGATCCGGAGGGGCCCACGATGACGGCCACGCCACCAGGCTGCACGGTCAGGGACACGCCCTTGAGCACTTCCACGGCACCGTAGCTCTTGTGGATGTCGGTGATTTCGACCAGGCCGCGGGTTGCGGGGCGGGTTTCGGTGATGGTCATCGCAGGTCCCTAACGGTGGTGCGGAGGGTGAAGAACTTCCGGGCCTTTTGCAGCGGGGTCAGCGGCAGTGTCCGCACCGCGCCCTTGGCGTAGTGCCGTTCGATGTAGTACTGGAAGACGCTCAGCACGGACGTGATCACGATGTACCAGAGCGTGGCCACGAGCAGCAGCGGCAGGACTTGCTGGGTGCGGTTGTAGATGACCTGGACCGTGTAGAACAGCTCCGAATAGGCCAGCACGTACACGATGGAGGTGCCCTTGACCAGGCCGATGATCTCGTTGAACGCCGTGGGCAGGATGGATCGCATGGCCTGCGGCAGCACGATCCGGGTGGACCGGCGCCAGGCCGGGATGCCCAGTGCGGACGCGGCCTCCAACTGGCCCTGGTCCACGGAGAGGATGCCGCCGCGGATGATCTCAGCCGAGTAGGCTGCCTGGTTCAGGGTCAGGCCCAGGACGGCGGCCGCGAATTGGCTGATCAGCGTGGTGGTCTGCACCTCGAAGAAGTTGATGCTGGTGAACGGGATGCCGAGGCTGACCTTCTCGTACAGGTAGCCCAGGTTGTACCAGAGCAGCATTTGCACCAGCAGCGGGGTGGACCGGAAGATCCAGGAGAACGTCCAGGAGACCGAGACCAGCAACGGCGACGCGGAGAGCCGCATGAGGGCCAGCACGAATCCCAGGACAAATCCGAGGGTGCCGGCGATGACCGTCAGCTTCAGGGTTTCGCCCAGTCCGCGCAGCACGGATTCGGCCGTGAACCATTCCGCCAAGACGCCCCATTCCCAGCGCGGGTTGGTGGCCAGCGACCATGCGATGGCGGCCACGCCCAGGGCGACCACCACGGTGCCCACCCAGCGCCACGGGTGTTTCGCGGCGACCAGCCGGTAGCCCGTGTAGTCGGTGGCCGTGGAGATGGGGCCTGTGGAGTTGGTTCCTCTGTGGTTGGGGCCGGGCCGGGTTGGCGTGCCGAGGTCCCGTGCCTCGTCGCCAGGATGGTCCGTGCCGGAGCCTGCGCCGGCAACTGGACCGGCACCGATGCCGGGAGCCGGCGGGTCCGTCACCTGGGCACCCCCCGTTGTTGCAACGCTGTTCGTTGCCGCAGCGCTGTCTGTTGATGTAGCGCTCATGTGCCACCTCGCTTCTTCCAATGGATGTTCGGTTGTTCGATGGCTGCAAATCTAGGTGCCGGAACGGGACCGTTCCAAGGCGGCCGTTGCACTGCGTCACCATCGGTCGCACGGCGTCATATGTCGGTTTTTTGCCTTCATTGACCCGCCGTGACGCGGGGTGAACGGGCATGACCGGCGCCTGTGAAAGGCCGTCCACGGCTGCCTAGCATGGGGACTCCCACCGTCGTGTGACGGGTTCCCGGACACGGGCCGGAATCCGCAACGGGACCTCTAGAACAAGCAACCGGCAAATCCAGGAGACACCATGAACGCACACACCCCAACAGTGGTTTTTGTTGGCGGCGGCCCGCGCACGGCCGGTCTGCTGGAACGCCTGGGCGCCAACGCGCCGGACCTCCTGGCGGGGCCGCTCCAGATCCATGTGGTGGAGCCGTTCACTCCCGGTTCGGGGCGGATTTGGCGCTACGAACAAAATGCATCGCTCATGCTCAACTCCACGGCCGGCGACGTGACCATGTTCACCGATGCATCCGTGGTGTGCGAGGGCCCCGCCGCGGACGGCCCGGACCTGGCCGCCTGGGCCGCCTCGGTGGCTGCCGGCACCCTGGCCAACGCCCCGGCGCTGTCCCCGGAACTGCTCGCGGAGGCTGTGGCGTTGAGTCCGGAATCGTTCCCCACCCGCCGCCTCAACAGCGCCTACCTGGAGTGGTTCTTCCGCCGGGCCGTGGCCGCGCTGGCCCCGCACGCCGAGGTCACGATCCACAAGGACACCGCCTTTGGCATCTCGGACGACCATTCGCCCGAGGGCCGTCGGCTGGTCCGGCTGGCCGGGGGCGCCACTGTCCCGGCCGACGTCGTCGTGCTGGCCGTGGGCCACACTGACGCCGAGGCTGACGGCCGCTCCGCCGAGTGGTCCGCGTTTGCGGCCCGGCACGGCGGCTTCCATGCGGCCCCCGCCTACACGACGGACGTCGACTACGGCGCCCTTGCCCCGGGATCCGACGTGATTGTCTCCGGCATGGGACTGGCGTTCGTGGACCTGGTGGTGCTGCTCATGGAGGGCCGGGGCGGGCGCTTTGACGAGCACGACGACGGCGAACTGCGCTATGTGCCCTCCGGCGCCGAACCTCGGCTCTGGGCCGGATCACGCCGCGGCGTGCCGTACCACTCAAAGATCACCGCCACACTGCGCGGCGAGGCGCCGGGCGCGCCGCGGTTCTTCACCAGGGACGCCGTGGACGCCCTGCTGTCCACGCACGGCGAGCTCGACTTCCACACCCAGTTGTGGCCGCTCATCGCCAAGGACGCCGCCCACGCGTACTACCGTGAGCTGTTCACGGGCAGCCCGGAACGGGTCAGCCTGGGGTGGGAGGAGTTCTCCCACCGTTTCGAGGCCCTGGACTGGTACGCCCCGGAACGCGTTTCCCTCGTGGACGGCGCCGTGCCGGATCCCGCACTGCGGCTGGACTTCGAACACCTTGACCATCCGTTGGCCGGCCGGCAGTTCGCCAACAACGCCGCAGTCCAGGAGGCGGTGTCCGCGCACATCGCGAACGACCTGCGCGTGCGCGACGGCGGGGACCACCCCGAGACGCTGGCCCTGTTCCTGGGACTCCTGACGGCGTACATGAATTTGGGCGCCCTGGTCCCCGCCGAACGGCTCAGCGCCGCGTCCCAGGCGGCGGTGCACGGCTGGTGGCACGGCTTCTTCAGCTTCGTCGACTCGGGCCCGCCCCCGCACCGGCTGCGCCAAATCCAGGCCCTTCACCGGGCCGGGCTGCTGCATTTCCTGGGCCCCGGGCTTGCCGTGGCCGTCGATGAAGCCACGGGAGATTTTGTGGCGACGTCCGCGCAGGTGGCCGGGGAGGTGCGTGCCAAGGCGTTCATCGAGGCCCGGCTGCCCGAGCCCACGGTGGTACGCTCGGCCAATCCGGTGCTGGCGAATCTCCACGCCGCCGGCCAGGTGAGCGAGCAACAACTGCTCACGGCCGACGGCACCGTCGCCACGGGCCGGCTGCTGGTGACACCCACCCGCAACGTGGTGGGACCCCGTGGCGAACCGCAGCAGCACATCTTCGCCGTCGGGCCGGGCACCTCGGCCTGGGGATCCGGTGCCTTTGCCCGCCCCAACAGCAACGCGGCGCCGTTCCGCGAAAACGACGCCCTGGCCCGCACCGTGCTGCAAAGCCTTGCGGCACGCCAGGAAACCACCCCGCAACCCGCCCTGATCGGAAGGAACCCCAGCCATGCCCCTTGAAACCGCGCCCAGGGAAGAGCTGCACAGCGAAGACCTACACAGGGAGGACACCCGCCGGGAAAATACGGAGGTGACCGTCCTGTCCCTGCCCATGCACGATCCTCGCGTCCGGCCTCTGCTTGACCAGCTCGCCGTCGAATACGAAAGCCGCTACGCGGACCTGTTCGGCCCGGGATCGGCGGTCAAGGAGTTGAACAAGTACCCGGCGCACGAATTCGCGGCACCGCACGGCGCCCTGATCATCCTCGAAGAACACGGCCAGTCCGTGGCGGGTGGCGCGTTCCGCCGCCATTCGCCCGGCACGGCGGAGTTCAAACGGATCTGGACGCACACGGACCACCGCCGCCGCGGCCTGGCCCGGCGGGTGCTGGTGGAATTGGAGGCCGCCGCCGCGGCGCTTGGCTACACGGAGGTGTACCTGACCACGGGTCCGCGCCAGCCCGAGGCGAGGGCGCTGTACCTGAACACCGGGTACCAGCCGCTGTTCGACGTCGACGCCGATCCGGCCACGCTGCCGTTCCTGGCGTTTACGAAGCCCCTTCCCCAACTATGACGCACTTGTTGCTGAAAAACCCCGCGGAATGAGCAACTACTGCGCCACAGTTGGGGCGGCGGCGTGGTCCATCCGCTGGCTGATCACGGTGGAGACGCCGTCGCCGCGCATTGAGACGCCGTAGAGGGCGTCGGCCACGTCCATGGTGCGTTTTTGGTGCGTGATGATGATGAGCTGGCTGGATTCGCGCAGTTCCTCGAAGATGGTGATGAGCCGGCCCAGGTTGGTATCGTCCAGGGCCGCCTCCACCTCGTCCATGACATAGAACGGCGACGGCCGGGCCTTGAAGATGGCCACGAGCAGCGCCACGGCCGTCAGCGAGCGTTCGCCGCCGGAGAGCAGGGACAGCCGCTTGATCTTCTTGCCGGCCGGGCGTGCCTCCACCTCGATGCCCGTGGTGAGCATGTCGGACGGGTCGGTGAGCACCAGCCGTCCCTCCCCTCCCGGGAACAGCCGGCCAAAGACCCGCTCGAACTGCACGGCCGTGTCGGCGTAGGCGGAGGTGAAGACCTCCTCGACGCGCTTGTCGACTTCCTTGATGATGTCCATCAGGTCCTTGCGGCTGGATTTCAGGTCCTCCAGCTGGCTGGACAGGAACTGGTGGCGTTCCTCCAGGGCCGCAAATTCCTCCAGCGCCAAGGGGTTGACCTTGCCCAAGGCGGCCAGGTCGCGCTCGGCACGCTTGAGCCGCTTTTCCTGTTCGGCCCGAACAAACGGGGTTCCCTCGCGGATCTCGGCGCCGTCGTCGTCGACCTCCACGCGCAGGGCCGCCCACTTGTCCGTCACCTCGCCCGGGCCCAAGGGAACCAGGGTGTCGGGTCCGTATTCGGTGATGAGGTGGTCCACGGTGAGCCCGAGTTCCTCGATGGACTTGTTTTCCAACGCTTCGATGCGCAGCCGCTGGGCCGCCCGGGCCAGTTCATCCTTGTGCACGGAATCGGTCAGGGTGGCCAGTTCCGCGGCCAGCTCCACGGTGGTGGCGCGGACCGCCATGAGCGCCACCTCCCGTTCGGCGCGCTCCTCCTCGGCGGTGTCGCGTTCCTGCCCGGCCAGCTCGATCGAGGCCTGGACAAAGTGCAGGATGTGCCCGGCTGCTGCCGCCACTGCGGCCGCCTTCTTCGCCTGGAAGGCCCGACGCCGGGCCCGTTGGGCCGCCTGTTCGCGGGCCATGCGCTCGGTGGCCGCCGCCCGTTCGAGTGCCGCGGCACGGTTTCGCACGGCCACGAGCTGTTCCTCGGTGCTGCGCAGCGACAGCCGGGATTCCATTTCCACGGCTCGGGCCGCAGTGGCAGCCGCGGCAAGCGTGTCGCGGTCGTCCATGGACGGCTCGGCGTCCGCCGGGGCATCCTGTGCGGCGGCCAGCCGGGCGGCGATTTCTGTGAGGGACTGTTGTTCGCGTTCCAGGTTGGCAGCAGCGACGGCCAGGGCCTGGGTATGGCGTTCGGACTCCCCCGCGGCCGATCGCAGGGTGGCTCCGAGCGTGCCCAATCGTTCCGCCACGGCGGCCAGCCGGGCATCGGAGTCGTGCAGTGCGGCAAGCGCCGCAGATTCCGCCGCCGCGGCCCCGGCACGTTGCGCCGTTGCCGCGACCAGGGCAAAACGCAACCGTTCGCGTTCGGCCGTCACGGCCAGCAGCTGCGCGTCCGTCTCGTCGACGGCGGCCTGCAGTTCCAGCAGCGACGGCGCGGTGGCCGAGCCACCGCGCACCGAGAAGGCGCTCAGCACGTCGCCGTCGGCCGTGACGGCGGTCAGCCGCGGATGCCCGGCCAGCAGGGTTGCGGCTGCGGCAAGGTCGGGGACCAGCACGACGCCGTCAAGCAGTGCGTCCAGCACGGCCGCGACACTGTCGGGTCCGCTGACCTGGGAGAGTGCCGCCACGGCGCCGTCCACCCTGCCCACAGCGTCGGCAACCTCGGCCGCCAGCGGGGCTCCCGAAGCCGGGGTGGCGGTTCCTGAGTCGCCGGTCACGAGCAGGGTGACCCGGCCGCCGTCGTCGTTCTTCACCCGTTCCAGCGCGGCCAGGGCGGAGGCGGAATCGGCCATGGCCACGCCCTCCGCCGCGGCGCCCAGGGCGGCGGCAATCGCGCTCTCGTGACCCGCCGCAACGGTCAGCAGTTCGGCAACGGAGCTCAGCACGCCCGGCTGGTCCGAGGCGAGCAGGTGGGCCGAGGCATCCTTGCGGAGCAGCCCGACGGCCAGGGCGTCGCGGCGGGCCGTGAGCGAATCGCGTTCCCGGTCCGCGGCGAGCTGCGCCGCGGACAGTTCGGCAATGGTGGCATCGATGGCCGCCAGGGCCTCGACCGCCTCCTCGTAGTCGGCGTCCAGGCGCTCCTCGCCCTCCTCGACGCCGGCCACCTGGGATTCAAGGGCCGCGAACTCGCGTGCGGCTGCGCCGTGCCGCTCGGTGCCGGCGGCCTTGCTCTGGTGCAGGCGGCCGATTTCCGCCTCCGCCGATTCCACGCGGGAACGCACCGAGGCGACCTGGCCGGCCAGCTTGGCCAGGCCCTCGCGGCGGTCGGCGGTGGCGCGCAGGAGCTCACGGACGCGCTGTTCCTCGGCGCGTACGGCCGATTCGGCGTCTTCCTTGATTTCGACGGCCGCTTCCAGCCCGAAGCGCCGTTCCTCCAGCGCCAGGTCCAGTTCGGCTTCCTCGTCCCGCAGGCGCTGGGCCTGCCCCGCCAGCTTGTCGGGGTCCCGGCTGGGATCGGGGACGGCGTCCGCGGCGCCCAGGTGGCGGTGGCGTTCGGCGGCCAGCACGGCCATCGACTTGTACTTTTCCGCCGTTGCAGAAAGCTGGTACCAGTTTTCCCGGGCGGCATTGAGCACGGGCGTGGCGGCCGCGGCGAGTTGTTCAAGATCCGCCTGCCGGGCCCGGCCGGCCTGCAACTCGGCCTCCACCTGTTCGCGTCGGGCCTTCAATGCCCGTTCATCCGCAACGTCCTTTTCGACGGCGTTCGTAAGGGTCACGATGTCATCGGCCAGCAGGCGTGCCCTGGCGTCGCGAACGTCGAACTGGACGGCCTGTGCACGGCGGGCCACGGCGGCCTGCTTGCCCAGGGGTGCCAGTTGGCGGCGGATCTCCCCCGTCAGGTCGCTGAGCCGGGCCAGGTTGGCGGACATTGCATCCAGCTTGCGCAGCGTCTTTTCCTTGCGGCGGCGGTGCTTGAGGATTCCGGCGGCTTCCTCGATGAAGCCGCGCCGGTCCTCGGCGGTGGCATGGAGCACCTTGTCCAGCTGCCCCTGACCGACGATCACGTGCATTTCCTTGCCCAGCCCGGAGTCGGACAAGAGTTCCTGGATGTCCAGGAGCCGGCAGCCGGTGCCGTTGATGGCGTACTCGGAGCCGCCCGTGCGGAACAGGGTCCGGGAGATGGTGACCTCGGAGTATTCGATCGGCAGGGCGCCGTCGGCGTTGTCGATGGTCAGCGCCACATGGGCCCGGCCCAGCGGAGGGCGGCCCGAGGTCCCGGCGAAGATGACGTCCTCCATCTTGCCGCCGCGGAGCGTTTTTGCACCTTGTTCGCCCATGACCCAGGCCAGCGCGTCAACCACATTGGACTTGCCCGAGCCGTTGGGGCCCACCACGGCCGTCACACCCGGTTCAAAGTCGAAGGTGGTGGCCGAGGCGAACGACTTAAAGCCGCGCACGGTCAGACTTTTAAGATGCAAACTGTTTCATACTCCTGCGACGGGACCGCTAACACCAGCCTAATCTACCGTGGAATCGATGATCGCCCCGGCTGCCGGGCACATGTATACGGCATGGCGCATGTGCGGGAACACCCGTGCAAGGTGCATAGTTAAGGTTGATGCTTGATGCCGAGACGGGGACATTGGCATGCCATACCCCCGATCGCGGCCATTTTAGACCGGTTGTTCGGTACCCGGGCACTGCGGAACATAGAAGAAAAAGGCTGGAATTTGATCGGCAACGCAACCTTTCGTCACCACAACACTGCCTTGCTCGCAGTTACCAGCGTCGAGGCACCCGTGGTGGTCAGCTCCTCGGACTTTGATGAGCGCCTGGCCCCGAGCCTGAAACGGCTGCGTTTGTCCAAACGCCTGCTGGAGCGCGTCGCCGGCGTGGAGGAGCGCCGCTGGTGGGCGCCGGGCACCGAGTTCGACGACGCCGCCATCGAGGCGGGCGCCAAGGCCCTCGCCGAGGCCGGCATCGAGCCCGGCCAGGTGGGCCTGCTGATCAACACCTCCGTGACCCGCCGCAACCTTGAGCCCTCGGTTGCCGTGAAGATCCACAACGGACTGGGCCTGCCGTCCTCGGCCATGAACTTCGACCTGGCCAACGCGTGCCTGGGCTTTGTCAACGGCATCACCCTGGCCGCGAACATGATCGACTCCGGGCAGATCAAGTACGCCCTGATCGTGGCCGGCGAGGACGCCCAGGCCACCCAGGAAACCACGTTCCGCCGCCTGAACGCGGCAACGTCCACCCGCGAGGACTACCTGCGCGAATTTGCCACCCTGACCCTGGGCTCCGGCGCCGCGGCAGCCGTGATCGGCCCGGCGGACCTGCACCCGGGCGGACACCGGATCCTCGGTGGCGTCTCCCGCGCCGGCACCGAACACCACGAACTGTGCGTGGGCGGCCCCGACGGCATGTTCACCGACACCAAGGGCCTGCTGGACAACGGCCTGGAACTGGTCACCAACGCCTGGGACGAAGCCCACACCGACGGCTGGGACTGGCGCAAGATGGACCGCTACGTGACCCACCAGGTCTCCAACTCGTACACCAACGCCATCATCAAGGCCGTCAACCTGGTGCGCAGCAAGGTGCCGATCACGTTCCCCAAGTGGGGCAATGTGGGCCCGGCATCCCTGCCCATGACGCTGGCGCAGGAGGCGCAAAGCCTGAACCCCGGCGACCGCGTGCTGTGCATGGGCGTCGGCTCGGGACTCAACACGGCCATGATGGAAATTGCGTGGTAGCGGAGATTTCACCCGTGGTTGACAGAACCGAATTTGGCAGTACCGATCCGTGGCCCGGCGTGCGCTCCAGCTGGCGCCGGACGTTGTCCGTGCCGTCCACGGCCGCGGTCGACTCCCCCGGCATCCGGCGCCAATGGCACTTTTTGGACAACGCCGCCGACGTTGCCGCCACGGGCCTTGAGCCCGTGGGCACGCTGTTGTGCGTGCACGGCAACCCGACGTGGTCATACCTGTGGCGCAGCCTGCTGGCCGGCGCCACGTCCCCGCAGACCCTGGCGGCCGGCGGACCGTGGCGCGTCATCGCCGTCGACCAGCTGGACATGGGCTTCTCCGAACGGACGGGCACGTTCCGCCGCCTCGAGGACCGCATCACCGACCTCGGCGACCTCACCGAAGCACTGGGGCTCTCCGGCCCGGTGACCACGGTGGGTCACGACTGGGGCGGGATCATCTCCCTCGGCTGGGCCACCCGGCACCGCTCGCAGCTGGCCGGCGTTGTGCTGACCAACACGGCCGTCCACCCGGCGGGCTTTACGCTGCCGCCGGCGCTGAAACTGGCCCTGCACCCGGCCGTCCACTCCTGGGGCACGACGACGTCGGCAACGTTCCTGCGCGTCACCCACGGTTTGGCGCAACCCGCCCTGGCACCCGAGGTCCGGGCCGCGTTCATGGCCCCCTACCGCACGGCCCTGCGCCGCTCCGGTGTGGGCAACTTCGTGGCCGACATTCCGGCCACCCCGATGCATCCGTCGTGGGCCGCCCTGGACGAGGTGTCCTCCGGCATCCGCACCCTGGATGTCCCGGCGCTCATGCTGTGGGGCCCCAAGGACCCCGTCTTCTCCGACAGGTACCTGCGCGACCTGCTCACCCGGCTCCCCCAAGCCGATGTGCACCGCTTTGAGGGCGCCAGCCACCTGGTCCAGGAGGACCGGGACATCGCCGCCCCCGCGTTCGCCTGGCTGGCCAAGAACGTCCTGGCCTCCGACGCCGGTGGTCGAGCCGCGTCGAGACCCGCCGAAGAACCCGCCACTGCCGACCCCGCCACTGCCACGCCGTACCGGCCCATGCTGGCCGAGCTGGACGCCCGCCGCGAGGACACGTCCGTGGCCGTGGTGGACATGCCGTCCGCCGGTTCCGAACCCCGCACCCGCAGCTGGTCCGAACTGGTGCGCGACGTGGACGACCTCGCCGCCGGCCTCGCCGACCTGGGGGTCCGTTCCGGGCACCGGGTCAGCCTGCTGGTGCCGCCCGGCATCGAGCTGACCACCCTTATTTATGCCTGCCTGCGCCTGGGTGCCGTGATTGTTGTGGCCGACGCCGGGCTGGGCACGGCAGGGTTGGGCCGCGCCATCAAGGGTGCCGGTCCGGACTTCCTGATCGGCATTGAACGTGCCCTGGCCGGCGCGCGCCTGTACAACTGGCCGGGAGTGAAGATCGCTGCGGCCGATTTCAGCGGTTCCCATGCGGCCATCCTGGCCAAGGCCAAGATGCTCAACGTAGCCGCCACGGTCCCGCAGCTGTTGGCCAACGGCCGGGTGGTCCGGCTCGCCGGCGGTGCCGTGGCCCTGCCACCGGCCTCCCCCGACGCGGACGCCGCCGTGTTGTTCACCTCCGGTTCCACGGGACCTGCCAAGGGCGTGGTCTACACGCACCGGCAACTCGCCGCCATGCGCGACACCCTCAAGGACACTTACAAGTTGGCGGAGGGCACCGCGCTCGTGGCCGGCTTTGCCCCGTTTGCCCTGCTGGGTCCGGCCCTGGGCGCCACGTCCGTTACCCCGGACATGGACGTCACCGCGCCGCGCACCCTGACGGCGGCCGCCCTGGCAGATGCCGCTGAGGCCATTGACGCCACGGTGGTCTTTGCCTCACCGGCCGCCCTCGTCAACGTGGTGGCGACCGTGGCGGCACTGTCGCCGGCCCAACAAAAGGCCCTGGCCGGCGTCGAACTCCTGCTTTCCGCGGGCGCCCC
Proteins encoded in this window:
- a CDS encoding alpha/beta fold hydrolase yields the protein MVDRTEFGSTDPWPGVRSSWRRTLSVPSTAAVDSPGIRRQWHFLDNAADVAATGLEPVGTLLCVHGNPTWSYLWRSLLAGATSPQTLAAGGPWRVIAVDQLDMGFSERTGTFRRLEDRITDLGDLTEALGLSGPVTTVGHDWGGIISLGWATRHRSQLAGVVLTNTAVHPAGFTLPPALKLALHPAVHSWGTTTSATFLRVTHGLAQPALAPEVRAAFMAPYRTALRRSGVGNFVADIPATPMHPSWAALDEVSSGIRTLDVPALMLWGPKDPVFSDRYLRDLLTRLPQADVHRFEGASHLVQEDRDIAAPAFAWLAKNVLASDAGGRAASRPAEEPATADPATATPYRPMLAELDARREDTSVAVVDMPSAGSEPRTRSWSELVRDVDDLAAGLADLGVRSGHRVSLLVPPGIELTTLIYACLRLGAVIVVADAGLGTAGLGRAIKGAGPDFLIGIERALAGARLYNWPGVKIAAADFSGSHAAILAKAKMLNVAATVPQLLANGRVVRLAGGAVALPPASPDADAAVLFTSGSTGPAKGVVYTHRQLAAMRDTLKDTYKLAEGTALVAGFAPFALLGPALGATSVTPDMDVTAPRTLTAAALADAAEAIDATVVFASPAALVNVVATVAALSPAQQKALAGVELLLSAGAPLAATLLDRVQELVPAASLHTPYGMTEALPVTDIDLPGIHAAGSGNGVCVGLPVSGATVAIAPVNSDGTVAAEPTAQASVTGEILVSAPHVKDRYDRLWITQENSASIPGWHRTGDVGHLDADGRLWVEGRLAHLLTTAHGVRTPVAGEQAAERVPGVARAAVVGVGPAGTQAAVVIVETEPPAKRSGLAETALAATVRTAVRAEGLEASAVLVIDAMPTDIRHNSKIDRAALGAWASAMLSGGKPGRP